The Patescibacteria group bacterium sequence TGCATGCTCATCACGTAGATTTTGATCAATTTTATTCTGAGATGATATTAGCTAAGAATTCTGCAGATGGTGTTTTTTTGGCAAAAAGAACACAAAATATATCCCGATATGGTGTATTAAAGCTTGAAGGAGAGAGGGTAGTGGAAATTATTGAAAAACCAGCAAAAGGATCAGAACCATCAAATCTTAGATTAATTGGAATCTACCTTCTTCCATTGTCATTTTTACACATCTTGAAGAACACACCTCTTGAGCATTATAACTTTGAGTCAGCGTTGTCAAATTTTGTTAAGAAGAATATTTTTCATGTGACAATTACCAATAAAGAGGTTGTAACACTGAAATACCCTTGGGATATCTTTTCTGTATCACATTTTTTATTAGATAGGATAAATCCTTATGTGTCACATACTGCCAATGTGGCTCAGACAGCAATAATTAAAGGGAATGTCATTGTGGAAGATGGAGCCACGATAAGCGAGGGAGCAAAAATCAAAGGACCATGTTTTATTGGTAAAAATGTATTCATTGGAGATAACTCTCTTATTAGAAATTACACTGTTATAAATGAGAATTGTGTAATAGGAGCTAATACTGAGATTCGCAATAGTATCTTTCAGTCGGGGACGAAAATACATTCCGGATTCGTAGGAGATTCTGTAATAGGGAAGAATGTCAGTTTGGCAGCGGGATTTTATACTGCCAACAAAAAACTTAATAGAGGTGAGATTACTGTAAAAACAGCCAAAGGTGAGGAAAGAACAGGTCTTAGATCATTAGGTGTTTGTATAGGGGATAATGTTCGAGTGGGAATACGCGTTACCACCATGCCCGGCACTATAATTGGAGAAGATGCGATTATTGGTCCTTCGACAACAGTTATGAAAAATGTTCCTGAATCTACTAGATACTATACTGTATTTCAAGAAATTATAGAAAAAAATGTCACCAAATAGCACAAAAATTGTACTCTTTGATATTGATCATACATTATTTAATACGCGAGTATACTTACTTCAATGTTTTGCAGAGCTGGAGAGGCTTCTTGCCTCAGAGAATAAATTAAATATAAAAATTTTAGCCCAAGAAATTTATGCTTCACAAAGAAAACGTGCATATTTTTCTCCAAAAGCATTTTCTGAAGAGTTGAAGCTTAAAGTAAAAACGAATCAATCATTACAAAATATTGAAAATGTTTTTTATAATGAGCATCATCTTGAAGAATCACTTTATAAAGATACACTTCCTACACTGAAAAAACTTTCTGAACAAAATATAGCATTAGGCATATTTTCCGGTGGGGATAAGATACTACAGAAGAAAAAATTGCAGACACTTTATCATTTGTTGCATCAGAGGCTCATTTATATTTTTGACAGAGATAAGCATGAAGCGATTAGGGAAGTTGCCGCCTTATATAAAACACAAAAATTATATGTAGTTGACGACTTACTCTCAGTTCTGGCACAATTTAAGTCTGCAAATCAAGATATTTGTACTATATGGATTGTGAGATCGGAAGAAACTAGATTAAAACAAAATAAGATTGCGTTTAAGGCTGATTTTGTAGTTAATTCTTTATCAGATTTACTGCCAATTGTTGCAAAATAATATTTATGTGTGGAATCTTCGGATACATCGGAACTAAAAATAATGCTGCGGCTCTTGTTTTGGAAGGTTTGAAAACTCTTGAATATCGTGGTTACGACTCATGGGGAATAGCTGAAGTTGATGGAGAAAAAATCCTTACAGAGAAACATGTAGGAAAGATTGGACAAGCCACTACTATTCTTCCTGAAAGTACACTGGCAATTGGACATACTAGATGGGCTACACATGGAGGAGTAAATATTACTAACGCTCATCCCCATCTGGATTGCACAAAAAAGATTGCACTAATTCACAATGGTATCGTAGAAAACTATGTTGAATTAAAGGATGAACTGATTAAGAGAAAACACTCTTTTAATTCAGAGACAGATACAGAGGTCATCGTCCATCTAATAGAGGAGTATGCAAAGAAATATGAATTCGCAACAGCTGTGCGGCTAGCTTTTAATAGATTAAAAGGTCTCAACGCAATTGTTGCACTTAGTGTAGATCAGTGTGAAATTGTGGCTTGCAAAAATGGTTCGCCTCTTGTTGTGGGTATTGGTGATAAAGAGTTATTTATTGCATCAGATGCGGTAGGAATAATTCCTCATACAAAAAAAATTATTTTTCTTAAAGATAATGAGATGGTAGTTCTTAATGATTCGGTTTCTGTCAATTTGCTTACGACAGGAGATAGAATCACTCCTGAGATTGAGATTATTGATTGGGAAAGAAGAGAAGAAGGAAGTATGGGTAATTTTCCGCATTTTATGATCAAAGAGATACATGATCAAGATCATATTATTCGTCATATCAGTAAAAACTTACTCTCTGAAATAGAACAAATCTCGACTATTATTAAAAAGGCAAGGGGTACTTTTTTTATTGGCGCAGGTACTGCTTATCATGCATGTCTTGCAGGAACATATCTCTTTGCAAAGATTGCTAAAATGCATGTCAATACTGCAGTTGCTTCAGAGTTTAATTATCTTGAAGATTTCTTAACTTCAGAAAGTCTGATTATTGCTCTTTCACAATCTGGGGAAACCATAGATGTGATAGAGCCTCTTCAGCGAGCCAAGGAGAAAGGGACGAAAATTGTGGCAATGGTAAATAATTTGGGTTCAACTATTTATCGTATGTCAGACCATAAAATACTACTTAATGCAGGACCTGAGCTTGCAGTTGCTTCAACCAAAGCATATATAGCGAAATTAGCATTACTTTTACTTCTTGTAGGTACTCTAAGTGGTCAGCAAAAGCGAATACAAAATCTTCTTCTTAAGTCTGCAGAGGAAATAAAGAGGTTGCTTAGTAACAACTCAAAAAAAGAGATTAAAAAAATTGCTCAGTTTCTCGCCAATAAAGAGCATATCTATACAATAGGAAGAGGTGTATCATACCCTACGGCTCTTGAAGCCGCTCTGAAGATAAAAGAAGTAAGCTATATTCATACAGAAGGTTTAGCAGGTGGAGAATTAAAACATGGGACGATAGCATTAATCTCTGATGGTACGCCTTGTATTGTTTTTGCTCCTTTAGACGAAACACATGGGGCTATTATTTCCAATGCAACTGAAATAAAAGCAAGAGGTGGGGTTATTATTGGTATTAGTCCAAAAAAAAGCACGGTTTTTGACTATTGGATTAAAGTGCGAGATCTACAAGAAGCTACAATTCTTGCACAAATTGTACCTGCACAACTACTTGCGTACTTTCTCGCTTTAGAAAAGAATGTGGATCCTGATAAGCCAAGAAATCTTGCAAAAAGTGTGACAGTTAAGTAAATAAAATATTTTTAACTGAACACTATTGTTAATTATCTAATCTGTCCTTTTAAAAATTAAACTTTATGAAAACTGATGTTTTGTATGGAATTGCAACAGTTGGTTTCTTTCTCTGGACTATACGTTCACTATTTTATTGGAGTCAGTTATGGCAGAAAGTACGCTATCAACCCACAATTTTTCTTAAATCTCCTAAAGCAAGAGAGAGGATTTGGGATTATTTGGCTTCTCGATCAGCTGTTTTAACCTGGATTGGTATTTTGGTGGCATTTTATGTCACTATTGAAGACTATCATGAGATTTATTACCAACTTTTCATTTTAGTTCTTTTTATTCTCAAGGCAGGGTTAGTTGTCAGTGAAATACTAAAAAACCAATTTCATAAGCCTATTATTAACTTTAGATCACTAAGTATTATTATACTTTCTCTTCTAACAATAACTTTTTTTTACTCATTTCCTTTAACTGAAAAATTTATTTGGCTACTTATTCTTGATCGTTTGGTTGTTTTTATTATCAGTATTTTTGTTTTTCTTTTTACATTTCCCAGTGAACTTATCGAGGATTATAAATTTAGAGAAGCAGATAAAAAATTGCGACAACTGAAAAACCTAAAAACAATTGGTGTATTAGGAGGAGCGAATACAGAACACTACATTGATATTATAGGACAAATATTAGAGGAAAAAATTCCTATATCCAAAGTATCAGATTTTGATCAGCAATCAAGAACACTAGCCGAGGCTATTCTTGATGAAATTTCACAGAGAACGCAAGTTATCTTGGTTGCTCTTGATTCAGCAGATAAATACCATTTCCAACAACATCTCAAATTATTAAGACCAAACATTATTATTATCCCCTATTCTTTATCTTTAACCAGTGATCAGATTAATTTTATTTTTAAGCTTCTTGGTAAGAAAGAGAAGATCATTCTTGATTATAGATTAAAGCATTATATATCACCCAAACATTTACAGAGAAGACAAGTAGTGTTTTTTTCAAGTTCAGTTCAACAAGATATTGCA is a genomic window containing:
- a CDS encoding glucosamine-1-phosphate N-acetyltransferase is translated as MQAVLLAAGQSSRFYPFKSLGHKSYFLLLDKPIIFHTLRSIQQTDIKEVLIVVQKKDEFCDYLSSLFPSLSIQFIEQPTAEGMGDALLRVSEYIKNDFFLLHAHHVDFDQFYSEMILAKNSADGVFLAKRTQNISRYGVLKLEGERVVEIIEKPAKGSEPSNLRLIGIYLLPLSFLHILKNTPLEHYNFESALSNFVKKNIFHVTITNKEVVTLKYPWDIFSVSHFLLDRINPYVSHTANVAQTAIIKGNVIVEDGATISEGAKIKGPCFIGKNVFIGDNSLIRNYTVINENCVIGANTEIRNSIFQSGTKIHSGFVGDSVIGKNVSLAAGFYTANKKLNRGEITVKTAKGEERTGLRSLGVCIGDNVRVGIRVTTMPGTIIGEDAIIGPSTTVMKNVPESTRYYTVFQEIIEKNVTK
- a CDS encoding glutamine--fructose-6-phosphate aminotransferase; translated protein: MCGIFGYIGTKNNAAALVLEGLKTLEYRGYDSWGIAEVDGEKILTEKHVGKIGQATTILPESTLAIGHTRWATHGGVNITNAHPHLDCTKKIALIHNGIVENYVELKDELIKRKHSFNSETDTEVIVHLIEEYAKKYEFATAVRLAFNRLKGLNAIVALSVDQCEIVACKNGSPLVVGIGDKELFIASDAVGIIPHTKKIIFLKDNEMVVLNDSVSVNLLTTGDRITPEIEIIDWERREEGSMGNFPHFMIKEIHDQDHIIRHISKNLLSEIEQISTIIKKARGTFFIGAGTAYHACLAGTYLFAKIAKMHVNTAVASEFNYLEDFLTSESLIIALSQSGETIDVIEPLQRAKEKGTKIVAMVNNLGSTIYRMSDHKILLNAGPELAVASTKAYIAKLALLLLLVGTLSGQQKRIQNLLLKSAEEIKRLLSNNSKKEIKKIAQFLANKEHIYTIGRGVSYPTALEAALKIKEVSYIHTEGLAGGELKHGTIALISDGTPCIVFAPLDETHGAIISNATEIKARGGVIIGISPKKSTVFDYWIKVRDLQEATILAQIVPAQLLAYFLALEKNVDPDKPRNLAKSVTVK